A genomic segment from Triplophysa rosa unplaced genomic scaffold, Trosa_1v2 scaffold62_ERROPOS2744091, whole genome shotgun sequence encodes:
- the LOC130551091 gene encoding germ cell-specific gene 1-like protein — translation MVAHMMFTTAFQLTVSLGPEDWKPQNWDYSWSYILAWSSFTACMASSVTTINRYTKTIMEFKHKRKNIEKNLKIKQKLLDLESPEQVWDMYISSVPSSAEEFLDLSSSGRKLSTNSVFLDLNDLPSPQGEEYC, via the exons ATGGTAGCACACATGATGTTTACAACAGCATTCCAGCTAACTGTGAGTCTGGGTCCTGAGGACTGGAAACCACAAAACTGGGACTACAGCTGGTCTTATAT CTTGGCTTGGAGCTCATTCACTGCCTGCATGGCCTCCTCTGTAACAACCATAAACAGATACACAAAGACTATCATGGAGTTCAAACACAAGAGAAAGAACATCGAGAAAAACCTGAAGATCAAGCAGAAGTTGCTGGACCTGGAATCTCCAGAGCAGGTGTGGGACATGTACATCAGCTCTGTGCCCAGTTCAGCTGAGGAGTTTCTGGACCTGTCCAGTTCTGGACGCAAATTGTCCACCAATTCAGTCTTCCTAGACCTCAATGACCTGCCATCTCCACAAGGAGAGGAATACTGTTAA